CGGAGTTCCTTCCCTTCGGTAAACCGCTTCACGGCATCCTGCTCCATTGCCGCGGCCACAATGGCCGCCTCCTCGGCGCCACGAGGCACCCGCACCTTGCCGCGGGTCTTGCCGTTGACCTGCACCGGAATCTCCATCATGTCCTCGACGGTCAGCCGCTCGTCCCACACGGGCCAGCGCGCCGAGAAGACCGTGGTCTCCCCGCCGAGTCGCTCCCAGCACTCCTCCGAGAAGTGCGGCGCGAAGGGGGCCAGCATGACCACCATGTCCTTCACCAGATGGCGTTCGGAGCAGTTTGTCTCCCG
The DNA window shown above is from Gemmatimonadales bacterium and carries:
- a CDS encoding class I tRNA ligase family protein, whose translation is RETNCSERHLVKDMVVMLAPFAPHFSEECWERLGGETTVFSARWPVWDERLTVEDMMEIPVQVNGKTRGKVRVPRGAEEAAIVAAAMEQDAVKRFTEGKELRKQIYVPGRLLNLVVG